DNA sequence from the Synergistaceae bacterium genome:
GGACTTACAGCAGGCAATGAATACAAATACGCCAGTTATTATCACGAAAAATGAAAGCTCGATTCCCTATTTTATTTACATAGTAGGAGAGTCTGGCAGCAGGAATCACATGTCATTATACGGCTATTATTTAGAGACAAGCCCATTATTAAGCAAGCGCAAAGATATTTATATATTCGATGATGTTGTGAGTCCTCATGCTAGTACAGTTGCTGTGCTGAAAAAATTATTTTGTTTCTATGATTATGAATCTTCAGGGAACTGGTATGATTATCAAAGTTTATTTAATATTTTAAACGCTGCCGGATATTATACAGTATGGCTCTCGAATCATGAAAGGCGGCCGGGCTGGGATCCCCGCACAGTTTATTCGAGCCAGTGCGCTTATAGAGATTTTCCGGATAAATTCAAAGGCTCGCAATATCACAGCGATACTTATGACGAGAAATTATTGCCGCTTATTGATGAGTTCTTGAGCATAAAACACGATAAAAAATTTCTCGCTGTTGAGTTATTAGGGTCTCACTATCATTGTTATAAGCGTTATCCTAAAGAATTCGCTAAATTTACGGCCAAAGATGAGAAAAACAGTTATACGACTCTCACTGAATCGCAAAAACAAAACCGCGCAGAATATGATAATAGTATTTTATATAATGATTATGTAGTAAACGAGATTATTAAACGCTTTGAGAATGAGAATGCAATAATAATTTATGCTCCTGATCATTCCGCAGAAGTCTATGACAGCATGAATTTTACAGGGGACGGCGACGGAATAAGAAGCGCGTTCATAATAGAAATCCCGTTTTTAGTATTTACATCTAATAAATTCCGCGAGTCTTATCCCGATTTAGATGCAAGAATAAAATCAAGCGTTCACCGGCCATATATGACAGATGACGTAATTCACACGATTTTAGATATATTAGGAATTGCAACGCCTGATTATAACCCGGCAAAAAGTATAATTAATGAAAATTTTGACGCAGCTAGAAAAAGAATGTACTTTAAATACGAATACATAAAGGGGAAGGGCTTAATTGCGATACAGTAATATTTTTTCGCGGTTATTCCATGCCTCGCGCTATTCTCTGGAAGGTCTATATTATGCGCTGAAACATGAACAGGCCTTCCAGTATGAATTTATCGTGTTGATTATAATAATTTTTGCTGGAAAATCTTTATTGCTTTCAGGGGCTTGGCTTGCTGTGATGTGCCTAGAGTTAATTAATAGTTCAGTAGAGAAAGCATTTGACTTAATCGACAAAAATTTCAGGGACGAGATCAAAGCCGGTAAAGATATGCTCTCAAGTGCTATATTTCTTGCGGTTTGCTTTAATATAATTCTATGGGGGTATGCTATTATAATATAAAATTTTTTATGTCAGGAGTGGGAATTCATAAACGCTATTATTAGCAATCTAAAAATTTTAGGACTTAACCCCGGCGCAACTATGGAAGATATACACTCGGCATTTAGAAAACTTGCGCGCGAACTTCACCCCGATATAACAGGGTCTAAGAGTGATTTTAGATTCAAGCAGATAACTGGCGCATATTCTTTCTTGAAAAATTTGAGCGAGTCAGAACTTGCAGACTTGGCCGGGAAGACTCCTGAAAGAGTAATCAAGCAGGAAAATAACT
Encoded proteins:
- a CDS encoding diacylglycerol kinase, with product MRYSNIFSRLFHASRYSLEGLYYALKHEQAFQYEFIVLIIIIFAGKSLLLSGAWLAVMCLELINSSVEKAFDLIDKNFRDEIKAGKDMLSSAIFLAVCFNIILWGYAIII
- a CDS encoding sulfatase-like hydrolase/transferase gives rise to the protein MLLTERHGTARNGTERHGTARNGTERHGLISWCLEWLNSESSFIFWLIVLNIPVSSVVYPDFLISYKSFITESMILARDISMIFLWVVVIDFVIYLILSRYERLLKIVKCIFLTINICVFLIDLFTIYFFQFPLNSTMIEVLSVSNVRESGEFAQTYGTNVQFWLFIAFVGVLLFMAWQLFKLISRKKILLFLILITGASLGVYAARNEVNVGKGYERFLSSLAPVRLIYMASSFYIDKMDLQQAMNTNTPVIITKNESSIPYFIYIVGESGSRNHMSLYGYYLETSPLLSKRKDIYIFDDVVSPHASTVAVLKKLFCFYDYESSGNWYDYQSLFNILNAAGYYTVWLSNHERRPGWDPRTVYSSQCAYRDFPDKFKGSQYHSDTYDEKLLPLIDEFLSIKHDKKFLAVELLGSHYHCYKRYPKEFAKFTAKDEKNSYTTLTESQKQNRAEYDNSILYNDYVVNEIIKRFENENAIIIYAPDHSAEVYDSMNFTGDGDGIRSAFIIEIPFLVFTSNKFRESYPDLDARIKSSVHRPYMTDDVIHTILDILGIATPDYNPAKSIINENFDAARKRMYFKYEYIKGKGLIAIQ